The following nucleotide sequence is from Luteibaculum oceani.
TTTATTTGGAGCCTGTTCCTTAGATTTAATATACATGTGCAGTTTACCAAAATTGCTGGCATTTCTGCCTTAGCAGGTATGCTCGTTCTTTTTGAAAAGGGAAAAACTTCCCTTTTGGGTTTTCTATTAGTTGGATTGGGTCTAATGGTAAGGTTTAAGCCTGCTTTAATGGTAATTGTGTTGGGCATTGCACCCGCCTTTTACCTGTATTTCAATAAGGATAAGCGAAATTCCATTCTAAAACTAGGAGGCTTGGTGTTGCTGATATTTCTAATTAGATACTCTCAGGAAATTATATACAGGCAACTAGATAACCAATGGCAGCGCTACTTTTCATTTAATGCGCAACGAACTTTAATTAATGATAATCCTATTGTACACGGGGGTGTAGCAGAGGATTATCTAACAATCAAGTCGGGATGTGATGAGCTGTTTGTCGATCATTTTTTTTCCGGTAGTAGGCTGCTAACCCATTCGGTGTTAAATGAACTAGTACGGCAGTTAAATTGTATCCCATTTTCCGTGGCTCTAAAAACTTCAATTAACCAACTCTATAGCTTCTGGCCTTGGTGCGTTGTGCTATGCATTTTTACCCTTGGTTTATTATTTGATCCCAAGAAAAAAGTCATCCAATCGGTGCTGATGTTGTTGCCATTTATTCTGGGTATGGCGGGGCTTTTATATCTAGGCACCTATGCCATATTAAAACATCGGGTTTTTATTTTAGTGCTTGGGTCCGTGGTGTTTTTTCCTTTGTTATTTGGGGTTCCACGGATTAAAAAATTATCTATTGCAGCTGTCTTAATACTGGCATTAGGGGTTACCTTCGGAAATGCCCGAGCGATTTGGAATAAGCGGCAACAAAATGAAATGGCCAAGTCTCAAAATGAGTTGTTAAATCAATTTTATAGTGAGGCAAACCAAGGTGGTATTATAGTTTTTGAGGGTGATTATAAAGTGGAGTATCAAAACCCCTTTAGCATGTCGAATTGGTTTGTAGAAAACCCACTGATTTTCAACGGTTGGATGGCCCATTATCCGTTAAATAAAAGCCATGCGGGTATTACTGCATTATCCAAAAAATCTTCCTTATTCATAAGTTTAAAAAGTTTAAATCTTGCTCAAAGTAAGCTTGAGAAATGCCTTTCAGCGATGGCTGGAGGAAGATGGACTTTCGAGATAACCCATAGGAACGAACATGGAATAATTGGTCATTTTTCCCGGGTTTTGGTGGAAAGTGGTAGGAGTTAAAACAAAAAAACCGCCTAATTACTAAGGCGGTTTTTGCTATTTTATGGAGAAGGATATTACAAGTTCCCTCTTCTTGCTTGTTCTCTTTCTATAGATTCAAATAAGGCTTTAAAGTTCCCTTTTCCGAAAGACTTAGCTCCTTTTCTCTGAATAATTTCGTAGAAAAGAGTAGGTCTATCTTCTACTGGCTTGGTAAAGATCTGAAGCAGGTATCCTTCCTCATCTCTATCCACAAGGATGTTTAACTTTTTAAGATCGTCGATATCCTCGTCTATCTTTCCTACACGCTCAATTAAATCATCGTAATAGGTATCGGGAACATAAAGGAATTCTATTCCTCTGTTTCTAAGTTCTCCAACCGTAGAAAGAATGTCGTCGGTTGCAATTGCAATGTGTTGTACACCCGCTCCGTGGTAGAAGTCAAGGTATTCCTCAATTTGAGATTTTTTCAGTCCGTCGGCTGGCTCATTGATAGGAAACTTAATGTATCCGTTACCATTAGAAACCACCTTAGACATAAGCGAGGTGTATTCGGTAGAAATATCTTCATCATCGAAAGTAATAAGCAGTTTAAAGCCCATTACATCTTCGTAGAATTTCACCCATTCGTTCATTTTTCCAAGCTCTACATTCCCAACACAGTGGTCGATGTACTTTAATCCAACTGGTTTGGCAAGTGGCTTTGCGTCCCACTTTTCGTAACCTGGAAGAAATGGTCCGTTGTAATCTTTTCGCTCTACAAAGCGGTGAATGGTTTCTCCATAGGTGTGGATGGCCGAGGTAACCACTCTTCCATCTTTATCTTCTTGTACCTCTGGTTTTGCATGCGCTTTAGCACCTCTTTCAGTGGTTGCATTAAAAGAGTGCGTAGCATCATCCACCCACAGTGCAAGTACTTTTACACCGTCGCCATGTTTTCTTACGTGTTCAGATATTTCGCTATTTGGGTCTAAACTCGTTGTTAAAACCAATCTAATTTTACCCTGCTGCAGGCAGTATGAAGCTCTGTCTTTTACCCCAGTTTCTGGCCCGGCATATGCCAATGGCTGATATCCAAATGCAGCTTGGTAATAGTAAGCAGCTTGCTTGGCGTTACCAACGTAAAACTCTACGTAGTCGGTACCATTTATGGGTAAAAAATCAGTTGCTGGGTCGTGGTCTTTGTGTAATTCTGCTAATTTATTTTCCATTATCCCTGTCTTTTATTTGTATTTGTCTTCCATCCAAGATTGGAAGTAATTTCCGTCGTCTAGTGCTAAAGCTTGCTTGGTTACTTTCAGTGGTCTAAAAGTATCTATCATTACCGCTAACTCTAGCGTTTCTTTTTGTCCTATGCTTCTTTCATAAGCGCCAGGATGTGGTCCATGAGGAATTCCACCTGGATGCAGCGTAATCATGCCGCGCTCTATATGGTTTCTACTCATAAAATCGCCATCCACATAATACAATACCTCATCGGAGTCGATGTTAGAGTGATTGTATGGAGCCGGTATAGCTTCTGGATGGTAATCGTACAACCTAGGACAGAAGGAGCATATTACAAAGTTATGCGCCTCA
It contains:
- the hppD gene encoding 4-hydroxyphenylpyruvate dioxygenase, whose amino-acid sequence is MENKLAELHKDHDPATDFLPINGTDYVEFYVGNAKQAAYYYQAAFGYQPLAYAGPETGVKDRASYCLQQGKIRLVLTTSLDPNSEISEHVRKHGDGVKVLALWVDDATHSFNATTERGAKAHAKPEVQEDKDGRVVTSAIHTYGETIHRFVERKDYNGPFLPGYEKWDAKPLAKPVGLKYIDHCVGNVELGKMNEWVKFYEDVMGFKLLITFDDEDISTEYTSLMSKVVSNGNGYIKFPINEPADGLKKSQIEEYLDFYHGAGVQHIAIATDDILSTVGELRNRGIEFLYVPDTYYDDLIERVGKIDEDIDDLKKLNILVDRDEEGYLLQIFTKPVEDRPTLFYEIIQRKGAKSFGKGNFKALFESIEREQARRGNL